From a region of the Streptomyces sp. NBC_01454 genome:
- a CDS encoding ABC transporter permease — translation MTETASPPATGGPGTAAPRRRARTVPGPWRDLSLVPVIVVLGVIGFIVSPAFLTADNLIGVVQQSTELGLLVLAEALVLISGRMDLSLESTIGLAPVVALWLVMPAHGARFTGLGLLPAWTAVPLCLAVGAAVGAANGFLILTLRVNGFIATLGMLTMLRGLHLGISEGQSIGDVPRSFAYLGRADWLGVPAAVWICLALFALGGAALGFLRSGRALYAIGGNPEAARAAGIRVDRLTWTVLTLGGVLAAFAGILYTGHYGAVSASQGSGWIFQVFAAAVIGGIGLKGGRGTLFGALTGVLTLQLVINVMTLAGVPPLWTQFLNGLIIIVALVISRFTGGEKQD, via the coding sequence CCGCAGGGCCCGGACCGTCCCGGGCCCCTGGCGGGACCTCTCCCTGGTGCCGGTGATCGTCGTGCTGGGTGTCATCGGCTTCATCGTGTCGCCCGCGTTCCTCACCGCCGACAACCTCATCGGCGTCGTCCAGCAGTCCACGGAACTGGGCCTGCTGGTGCTGGCCGAGGCGCTCGTCCTGATCAGCGGGCGGATGGATCTGTCGCTGGAATCGACCATCGGTCTGGCCCCGGTGGTCGCCCTGTGGCTGGTGATGCCCGCGCACGGCGCCCGCTTCACCGGGCTGGGCCTGCTGCCCGCCTGGACCGCGGTCCCGCTCTGTCTGGCCGTGGGCGCGGCCGTCGGCGCCGCCAACGGCTTCCTCATCCTCACCCTGCGGGTCAACGGCTTCATCGCCACCCTCGGCATGCTGACCATGCTGCGGGGCCTGCACCTGGGCATCTCCGAGGGGCAGTCCATCGGCGATGTCCCCCGCTCCTTCGCCTATCTGGGCCGGGCCGACTGGCTGGGCGTCCCGGCCGCCGTATGGATCTGCCTCGCCCTCTTCGCCCTCGGCGGCGCGGCCCTGGGCTTTCTGCGGTCCGGGCGGGCGCTGTACGCGATCGGCGGCAACCCGGAGGCGGCCCGCGCGGCCGGCATCCGGGTGGACCGCCTGACCTGGACCGTGCTGACGCTCGGCGGGGTGCTCGCCGCCTTTGCGGGGATTCTCTACACCGGCCACTATGGCGCGGTCTCCGCGAGCCAGGGCAGCGGCTGGATCTTCCAGGTCTTCGCCGCCGCGGTGATCGGCGGCATCGGCCTCAAGGGCGGCCGGGGCACCCTCTTCGGCGCGCTCACCGGTGTCCTCACCCTCCAGCTCGTCATCAATGTGATGACGCTGGCCGGGGTGCCGCCCCTGTGGACGCAGTTCCTCAACGGCCTGATCATCATCGTCGCCCTGGTCATCTCCCGCTTCACCGGCGGCGAGAAGCAGGACTGA
- a CDS encoding aldo/keto reductase, producing MGRTGVVVPPLGLGCAPLGNLYRAVPERQAHEVVRAAFAAGAGHFDTAPHYGAGLSEERLGRALRGRDRATYTLSTKVGRRLRPLRPGEEASGEGFVGAPARARVRDHSRDGIRATLEASLERLGVDAVDLVYLHDVEDHLPEVYETGFPALAELRAQRMVRAIGFGMNHSGPLARLVADLDVDVVLCAGRWTLLERTAFDDLLPVCTRRGTSVVVGGVYNSGLLANPSPGAPYNYAPAPAGLLDRAQQLDAVCEEFGVPLKAAALRFPFGHPAVVSAVVGAATPEEMTENAALFARRIPDALWHTLVARGLLDPDLPLPLNDRARPGALP from the coding sequence TTGGGGCGCACCGGGGTCGTCGTGCCGCCGCTGGGCCTGGGCTGCGCGCCGCTCGGCAACCTCTACCGCGCCGTTCCGGAGCGGCAGGCGCACGAGGTCGTCCGCGCCGCGTTCGCCGCCGGCGCCGGCCACTTCGACACCGCACCGCACTACGGCGCCGGCCTGTCCGAGGAACGGCTCGGCCGGGCCCTGCGCGGCCGCGACCGCGCCACCTACACCCTGTCCACCAAGGTCGGCCGCCGGCTGCGGCCGCTCCGTCCGGGGGAGGAGGCGTCCGGCGAGGGCTTCGTCGGCGCCCCCGCACGGGCCCGGGTCCGGGACCACTCCCGCGACGGAATCCGCGCCACGCTGGAGGCGTCCCTGGAGCGGCTCGGGGTGGACGCCGTCGACCTCGTCTATCTGCACGACGTCGAGGACCATCTGCCGGAGGTGTACGAGACCGGCTTCCCGGCCCTGGCCGAGCTGCGCGCCCAGCGGATGGTGCGGGCGATCGGCTTCGGCATGAACCACAGCGGTCCGCTGGCCCGGCTGGTCGCCGACCTCGATGTCGATGTGGTGCTCTGCGCCGGCCGCTGGACCCTGCTGGAGCGCACCGCCTTCGACGATCTGCTGCCGGTGTGCACCCGGCGCGGCACCTCCGTGGTCGTCGGCGGGGTCTACAACTCCGGCCTGCTGGCGAACCCGTCACCGGGCGCGCCCTACAACTACGCCCCCGCCCCCGCCGGGTTGCTCGACCGTGCGCAACAACTCGACGCGGTGTGCGAGGAGTTCGGCGTCCCGCTCAAAGCGGCGGCGCTGCGCTTCCCCTTCGGTCACCCCGCCGTCGTCTCGGCCGTCGTCGGTGCGGCCACGCCCGAGGAGATGACCGAGAACGCCGCACTGTTCGCCCGTCGGATCCCGGACGCGCTGTGGCATACGCTCGTCGCCCGCGGCCTGCTCGACCCCGATCTGCCGCTGCCCCTGAACGACCGAGCCCGCCCCGGAGCGCTCCCCTGA
- a CDS encoding amidohydrolase family protein, whose amino-acid sequence MRIDAHHHLWDLSRRGQPWMDGPWADPIRRSYPLSDLTPQLSGHGIDATLVVQSSPSYEETAELLALAAGEGPVAGVVGWADLCDPALDGVLAALPAGLVGVRHQVQDEPDPDWLTRPGVLRGLGTLADAGLVYDLLVTPRELPAAHAAVRALPQLAFVLDHAAKPAVAKGDWQPWAAQITALAALPNVSCKLSGLVTEADWEAWRPQQILPYARHVLDAFGPGRVMFGSDWPVCTLAAGYEDVVALAESATGQLTEEERAAVFGGTAGRVYGVRAP is encoded by the coding sequence ATGCGTATCGACGCCCATCACCACCTGTGGGACCTCAGCCGGCGCGGTCAGCCGTGGATGGACGGGCCCTGGGCCGATCCGATCCGCCGCAGCTACCCGCTGTCCGACCTCACCCCGCAGCTGTCCGGGCACGGCATCGACGCCACGCTCGTGGTCCAGTCCTCGCCCTCGTACGAGGAGACCGCCGAACTGCTCGCCCTCGCCGCGGGGGAGGGGCCGGTCGCCGGCGTCGTCGGCTGGGCGGACCTGTGCGACCCGGCGCTCGACGGGGTCCTGGCGGCGCTGCCCGCCGGTCTCGTGGGCGTCCGGCACCAGGTACAGGACGAACCGGACCCCGACTGGCTCACCCGCCCCGGCGTCCTGCGCGGCCTGGGCACGCTGGCCGACGCCGGGCTGGTCTACGACCTGCTGGTCACCCCGCGCGAACTGCCCGCCGCCCACGCCGCCGTCCGCGCCCTGCCGCAGCTGGCCTTCGTCCTGGACCACGCCGCCAAGCCGGCCGTGGCGAAAGGGGACTGGCAGCCGTGGGCGGCCCAGATCACCGCGCTGGCCGCACTGCCGAACGTCAGCTGCAAGCTGTCCGGCCTGGTCACCGAGGCCGACTGGGAGGCCTGGCGGCCGCAGCAGATCCTGCCCTATGCCCGGCATGTGCTGGACGCCTTCGGCCCGGGCCGGGTGATGTTCGGCTCCGACTGGCCGGTGTGCACGCTGGCCGCCGGCTATGAGGACGTGGTCGCGCTCGCGGAGTCGGCCACCGGCCAGCTCACCGAGGAGGAGCGGGCGGCCGTCTTCGGCGGCACGGCCGGGCGGGTGTACGGGGTCAGGGCGCCGTAG